A part of Kitasatospora acidiphila genomic DNA contains:
- a CDS encoding branched-chain amino acid ABC transporter permease, which translates to MHTLPQQLANGLFLGATYGLIAIGYTMVYGIVQLINFAHGEIFMTGGFGALTVYLALPHGTSLWLALPLMLIGGAITSVLIALGAERFAYRPLRTAPRLAPLIAAIGLSLGLQQAVHNLYPKATSPRVFPQLQAGPWNLGSIHIQSGDLFTIVAAPICMIILAVFVQKSRTGRAMQATAQDPDTAQLMGIDTNRIIAAAFAIGALFAAVAAVCYGLRYGEVDYSMGFQAGLKAFTAAVLGGIGNIYGAMLGGLVLGLAEAMATAYISDIPGMHQLGGGSWASVWAFVLLILVLLLRPQGLLGERVADRA; encoded by the coding sequence CGGCCTTTTCCTTGGCGCGACTTACGGGCTCATCGCCATCGGCTACACGATGGTGTACGGCATCGTGCAGCTCATCAACTTCGCCCACGGCGAGATCTTCATGACCGGTGGCTTCGGCGCCCTCACCGTCTATCTCGCACTACCCCACGGCACCAGCCTCTGGCTCGCCCTGCCGCTGATGCTGATCGGCGGCGCCATCACATCGGTGCTGATCGCCCTCGGTGCCGAGCGGTTCGCCTACCGCCCGCTGCGCACCGCGCCCCGGCTGGCCCCGCTGATCGCCGCCATCGGCCTGTCACTCGGCCTGCAGCAGGCCGTGCACAACCTCTACCCCAAGGCCACCAGCCCCCGGGTCTTCCCGCAACTGCAGGCCGGGCCATGGAACCTGGGCAGCATCCACATCCAGTCCGGTGACCTGTTCACCATCGTCGCCGCCCCCATCTGCATGATCATCCTTGCCGTCTTCGTGCAGAAGTCCCGCACCGGGCGCGCCATGCAGGCCACCGCCCAGGACCCGGACACCGCCCAGCTGATGGGCATCGACACCAACCGGATCATCGCCGCCGCGTTCGCCATCGGCGCCCTGTTCGCCGCCGTCGCCGCCGTCTGCTACGGCCTGCGCTACGGCGAAGTCGACTACAGCATGGGCTTCCAGGCCGGCCTCAAGGCCTTCACCGCGGCCGTGCTCGGCGGGATCGGCAACATCTACGGCGCGATGCTCGGCGGCCTGGTGCTCGGCCTGGCCGAGGCCATGGCCACCGCCTACATCTCCGACATCCCCGGCATGCACCAGCTGGGCGGCGGCAGTTGGGCCTCGGTCTGGGCCTTCGTGCTGCTCATC